One part of the Lotus japonicus ecotype B-129 chromosome 2, LjGifu_v1.2 genome encodes these proteins:
- the LOC130736366 gene encoding F-box/kelch-repeat protein At3g23880-like, protein MVVSSGESGGINNFVSLNKMQQPKYPTSPPSLSSSSNPPGNPVPQPILPLEIVEEILCRLPVKLLSQLRCVCKSWNSLISDPKFAKKHLPYSHKDFTHFHLLLNFMNPSYENYLLDYFLPSSFNDITPATTYLRYPLINQEYFLSIAGSCDGFLYSTIGRSFIVWNPSIKKSKMLPSLEIPSLGGISTKINHGFGYDHLSDRYNVVSIFHYICDGGRLRNQVHVHTLGSDSWRRIEDFPYVLLLNTFGIFVSGTLNWFALASNDSWAIVSFHLGKESYQEISQPDYGDESLVTKDLTVLRDCLCVVADKKTVSDIWLMKEYGIQESWTKLFRVTCEDPKTHPLVRNDRFRFLDYVDCDLV, encoded by the coding sequence ATGGTGGTGTCAAGTGGTGAGAGTGGTGGGATAAACAACTTTGTTTCCTTAAACAAGATGCAACAACCAAAATACCCAACATCTCCACCTTCACTCTCCTCCTCTTCTAATCCTCCCGGCAACCCAGTGCCACAACCAATCCTTCCCTTGGAAATCGTGGAAGAAATTCTTTGCAGGCTTCCAGTGAAGCTCCTCTCACAACTCCGCTGTGTCTGCAAGTCCTGGAATTCGCTAATTTCTGATCCCAAGTTTGCCAAAAAGCACCTGCCCTACTCACATAAGGACTTCACTCACTTCCACCTCTTGCTAAACTTCATGAACCCTTCATACGAGAATTATCTCTTGGACTACTTTCTACCCTCTTCTTTCAATGATATAACCCCTGCCACCACATATCTCAGGTATCCTTTAATTAATCAAGAATATTTTCTTTCGATTGCTGGATCTTGCGACGGATTTCTCTATTCCACCATTGGTCGTTCCTTTATTGTATGGAACCCATCTATTAAGAAATCGAAGATGTTGCCATCGTTGGAAATTCCATCACTAGGTGGTATAAGTACAAAGATAAATCATGGGTTTGGTTACGATCATTTAAGTGATAGATACAATGTGGTTTCAATTTTTCACTATATATGTGATGGTGGTCGTCTTAGAAATCAAGTCCATGTCCATACTTTGGGTTCCGATTCCTGGAGAAGGATTGAGGATTTCCCTTATGTCCTTTTGTTAAATACATTTGGAATATTTGTGAGTGGCACGCTTAATTGGTTTGCGTTAGCCTCAAATGATTCATGGGCTATTGTTTCATTTCATTTGGGGAAGGAGTCTTATCAAGAAATTTCACAGCCTGATTATGGAGATGAAAGTTTAGTTACTAAAGACTTAACGGTACTAAGAGATTGCTTGTGCGTCGTTGCTGATAAGAAGACAGTTTCAGATATTTGGCTTATGAAAGAATATGGTATTCAAGAGTCTTGGACTAAATTGTTCAGGGTTACTTGTGAAGATCCTAAAACTCATCCACTTGTCAGGAACGATAGATTTCGATTCctggactacgtggattgcgaTTTGGTTTAG